The genomic segment GTCCTCGTCGGTGAGGCGGAAGGTGCCCCAGTGCATGGGGATGAAGTCGCCGCGGCCGCCTAGGTCGGCGTACACCTGCGCCGCCTCTTCGGGGTTCATGTGCGAGGTGCGCATGAACCACCGCGGCTCGTACGCGCCCACGGGCACGAGCACGGCGTCGAACGGGCCCAGGCGCGCGACGTCGCGGAAGCCGGGCCAGTAGCCGCTGTCGCCCGCGAAGTACAGGCGCCGCCCGCTCGGCGCGAGGATGGCGAACGAGGCCCATAGCCGGTTGTTCAGCTCGCCCATCGTGCGCCGCGTCCAGTGCTGCGCGGGCAGGCAGACGATGCGCGTGGACCCGGCTTCTCCGCCGATCGCCGTCTCGCCGCCCCAGTCCAGCTCCGCGGGCACGATGCCGATGCGCGAGAACCACTCGCGGTAGCCCAGCGGCGTGATCCACCGCAGCCCCGCGCCGAAGCGGCTGTGCAGCCGCCGCACCGTGGGCTCGTCGAGGTGGTCGTAGTGGTCGTGCGAGAGCAGCACGGCGTCGATGGGCGGCAGGTCTTCCCACGCGATCGCAGCAGGGACGAAGCGCGCGGGCCCCAGCCACTGGAACGGCGACGCGCGCTTGCTCCACACGGGATCGGTGAGGAGGTTCAGCCCGCCGATCTGGATGAGGAAGGTGGAGTGGCCCACCCATGTGATGCGCACCTCGTCTGCCGCGGCGCGCGGACGGGCGACGTCGCCGGGCACCGAAGGCAGGGCGCCGGGAGGGGGATTCGGCGCGCGTGCGCCCTTCATCCGCTCCCACTGCCAGCGCAGGAGCATGGAGAAGCCTTTGTGCTGCTCGTCGTCGCTCAGCCACGGGTTGCGGAACTTGCCGTCCGCCGTGTGGTGCGCGGGCCGCGGGCCATCCTCGCCTCCATCGTCTCCGGCCCCCGCCGAACGTCCGTCATCCGCCAAACAGCCTCCCAATCCAGAGAATCGATCCACCGCCCGTTGCAGGAGGCAAGCGGCGGACCGGGCGGCGCGCGACGTTCAGTTTGAGGGAGACGCACTAGAATAGCCGCTCATCCCACGGCACGAGGAACGGGTCGGAGATGTCAAGGCGGGCGATGCCTGGATGGACGGGGTTCAAAAGCACGTTTCGCCCGACAGGCCGGGAAGGTACTGCGGGAACGACGAGCGCGACCGATCGTGCTTCGCGGAGCCAGCGGTCACCAAAAGAGAGGGCCTCCGGGGAGCTCGGTGCCTCCCAGCCCGGTAACTGCGCGGGATCCAACACCTCTACGAATTCGTCGGGTACGTCCAGACGAATGGCATGATGCGGCCCAGCAAGCGTCCTCGGCCGCAGAGTGTGTGCAAGTATTTCGAGAATCGCTCCCGCGAACGAATCGGCTGCGTAGATCATAGGCCGTCCGGCGGAGTTCCAGCGCGCCCCCACGAGCATCGCGCCCGTGCCGTCGAACGGCGGATGCCGGGTCTTGCAGATTCTCCAGGCGTGCACGGTCAGACCGGGAGCGAATACTCGATCCTCATCAGTACCTCTTCGACCTCGCGCGTACCGAGGTCGCTCCGCGCGAGATCGATCGGTCGCTCGTCCCCGAGTTGCGGCTGCGGACTCGTCAGGAACTCGTGTGCCAGATCGGCGCTCTCCCATACCTGCTCGGCGAGTGCGGTCATCCGGGCGAGCCGTTCGAGGCGTTCGCTCTCCTCCGCGCTGAGCCGAAGTCTGCGGCGAAGAGTCGTTTTGGGCACGATCGAGTGGCGAAGCTCCGCCGCACCTGGTCCTGTGCCGATCACGTATGACACAACTTGGTCGAGCGCTGTTACCGGGAGCCCCCCCTCAACCGCGCGCCGCAAATCAGCGACAGTGACAATGCGCTTCCCGAAGGTGCGATTTCCACCCAGAATTCGGGCTACGTTCTGTGCAGTGACAGTCATCTCGCCTCCTTGGGTGATTCAGGTGGATACAAAATTACGTCCAGCTGGACCGCCGGACAAGGGAACCGGTTCTCATCATGCCGGCACATCAATCCGCCGAAGACTAGTCCTTTCGCATGCGGACGGGGCTGCTTGGGCGGGCGCGGGCGGTTCTGCTCGTCGATCATGCGGCGGACGCGGGCGGGGGCGTCGGCGACCGAGATCGGGGATGAGGGTGGCTTCGCGGAGGGCATTTCGGCGCGCATGGCCTTCGTCTTCAGGCGCGCGGAGGGGCAGCTTGTCGCCGATCTCCATCCCGCGCCTTCCACCACGAGAAACACAAAGCCGAGCAAAAGCCGAAATCTGATCTTTGCTCATAGTCCGGATCAACCGCCGTGGAACGCCTGCACCTGCGTAAAGCACGAGGGCGGCGGAGCAAGCAAGCTCGCCCGCCGTTCATCTCCCGTGTCCCGCCGCCGGACAGCGAGAGGGCGTTGTTTCCCGCTCCGCCCGGTTGCGTTGCGCGGGAGGATTTCAGTGCGACGAGCCCGCGACCTCCCGCTGATAGGCGGCGAGGACGTGGGCGCGGGTGACGGTGCCGAGGAGGCGGCCGGTGTCGGCTTCGACCACGGGGAGCGAGCCGGTGCCGCGGACGCCCATGCGGCGCACGGCTTCCAGCAGCGTGTCGCCGGGCGCGACGGTCTCGGCCGGGAGGGCGACGTCGGCGGCGACGAGCAGGGCGGTCAGGTCACGTGGCGCGCGGGCCAGGCGCGCCAGCTCCGCCAGGCCGACCACGCCCACCAGGCAGCCGTCGCCGTCCACCACGGCCAACTCGGTCGCGGCGTTGCCCAGATGGTCCAGCAGGTGGTCGACCGACGCCGTCTCCGGCACCGACGGGGCGCCGGGGTCGAGCACGTCGCGGACATGCAGGCCGGCCAGGACATCGCGGTCCACGCCGTGCTCCAGGTGCTCGCCGCGCCGGCGCAGCCAGCCGCTGTACAGCGAGTCCGGCTCCAGCCGCTTCGCCACGCCCTGCGCGATGACCACCGCGAGCATCAGCGGGACCACGATGGCGTAGTCGTTCGTCATCTCGAAGACGATGAGGATGGCGGTGATGGGTGCTTGCGTGGCGGCCGCTGGCGGGCGTCGCGGCACGACGGCGAGCGTGGAGCGTACCCGGTGGTGGCGTGGACCCTGGGCGAGCTGCCCGCCATCGCCGGGGCGCTGTACCTCTTCCGCACCGGCGACCCATCGCGCTACCTGGCCGGCGTGCTGCTCCTGCTGCTCGCCTTCTACCTCGTCCGCGAGAAGGGCGACGCAGGGTAAGGCTCCGGCCCGCCCGTCCGCCGTCACCCGCCCTGCCACGGCGCGGATGCGGCGAGGCGTTCGCGCAGCCCTCTATCGTCCAGCGCGGCCAGCTCGTCTTCCGCCTGCCGCCTCGTCTCCACGGCGACGGGGGCGACGCGGTTCTCCCCCGCGTGGCGCGGCGAGAAGAGCAGGACGAGGTTTCCCCACGACTCGCGCCCCACCATCACGTCCCACTCCCGCCCGTCCCCGTCCAAGAAGCTCCGCATCTTCCTCCCGTAGCTGCTCTCCCGCCCGGCAGCATCCGCCGGATGCGCGGCGCGCGGCATTCGCCCGATGCCTTCGACAATCGGAATCCCGCGCTCTGCCCATCTACTCCCGGGACGAGTCGTACCGCCGCTCGCGAGACATCGTCCATACGGCTTGCGCCGGGCCTTCTCCGGTGACCCGGCAGATCGTCGCGCCTCGTTCCCGAAGCACCGCCCGGAACCGGGCGATGGTCCGGTTTCCCCAAACTCCCCACGCCTCCCCTGGCATCTCGTCCGTCGCGATCTCGGGAGCGCGCCACC from the Longimicrobiaceae bacterium genome contains:
- a CDS encoding antitoxin Xre/MbcA/ParS toxin-binding domain-containing protein, with translation MTVTAQNVARILGGNRTFGKRIVTVADLRRAVEGGLPVTALDQVVSYVIGTGPGAAELRHSIVPKTTLRRRLRLSAEESERLERLARMTALAEQVWESADLAHEFLTSPQPQLGDERPIDLARSDLGTREVEEVLMRIEYSLPV
- a CDS encoding CBS domain-containing protein — protein: MPRRPPAAATQAPITAILIVFEMTNDYAIVVPLMLAVVIAQGVAKRLEPDSLYSGWLRRRGEHLEHGVDRDVLAGLHVRDVLDPGAPSVPETASVDHLLDHLGNAATELAVVDGDGCLVGVVGLAELARLARAPRDLTALLVAADVALPAETVAPGDTLLEAVRRMGVRGTGSLPVVEADTGRLLGTVTRAHVLAAYQREVAGSSH
- a CDS encoding MBL fold metallo-hydrolase, translated to MADDGRSAGAGDDGGEDGPRPAHHTADGKFRNPWLSDDEQHKGFSMLLRWQWERMKGARAPNPPPGALPSVPGDVARPRAAADEVRITWVGHSTFLIQIGGLNLLTDPVWSKRASPFQWLGPARFVPAAIAWEDLPPIDAVLLSHDHYDHLDEPTVRRLHSRFGAGLRWITPLGYREWFSRIGIVPAELDWGGETAIGGEAGSTRIVCLPAQHWTRRTMGELNNRLWASFAILAPSGRRLYFAGDSGYWPGFRDVARLGPFDAVLVPVGAYEPRWFMRTSHMNPEEAAQVYADLGGRGDFIPMHWGTFRLTDEDPLEPPVRTRAAWAAAGLPAERLAILRHGETRIVPKLR